A region from the Crocosphaera sp. UHCC 0190 genome encodes:
- a CDS encoding peptidase, which translates to MKKNNQITSQLIKNKFALFIFNLWLIFSLLLLTKMPTNATEDDLEKLLPPLQIHPLPTTLEQWQDSNNLGNYFEQIKPILAGYLIWSKLPIKVYLDRPSNPNDPAAVTRRFNQWLKAVEQAIAEWNIYLSMIEVSEPEQADIIIERNDPPLDTNINPETGKLQIPRARTAQTRYKFYIKNQQLFHQMTIQISPRLGELSVLSAARHELGHALGIWGHSLEETDALYFSQVGNPPTISSRDINTLKKIYQQPTRLGWPLPSQF; encoded by the coding sequence ATGAAAAAAAACAACCAAATTACCAGTCAACTAATTAAAAATAAATTTGCCTTATTTATCTTTAATTTATGGCTAATATTTAGCCTTTTGCTGTTGACAAAAATGCCAACCAATGCTACAGAAGATGACCTGGAAAAATTACTGCCTCCTCTGCAAATTCATCCTCTACCCACTACTTTAGAACAATGGCAAGATTCTAATAATTTGGGCAACTATTTCGAGCAAATTAAACCGATTTTAGCAGGTTATCTTATCTGGTCAAAATTGCCCATTAAAGTATATCTTGACCGCCCTTCTAACCCTAATGATCCTGCTGCTGTCACCCGTCGTTTTAATCAATGGTTAAAGGCTGTTGAACAAGCGATCGCTGAATGGAATATCTACTTATCTATGATTGAAGTTTCTGAGCCTGAACAGGCAGATATTATCATAGAAAGAAACGATCCTCCCTTAGATACAAATATTAATCCAGAAACAGGGAAATTACAAATTCCTAGAGCTAGAACTGCCCAAACTCGTTATAAATTTTATATCAAAAATCAACAACTATTTCATCAAATGACCATTCAAATTAGTCCCCGTTTAGGAGAATTATCAGTCTTATCAGCCGCTCGTCATGAATTGGGTCACGCTTTGGGAATTTGGGGTCATAGTTTAGAAGAAACTGATGCCCTTTATTTCTCCCAAGTAGGCAACCCTCCCACCATTTCTTCTAGAGATATTAATACGTTAAAAAAAATTTACCAACAACCCACTCGCTTAGGATGGCCCCTACCAAGTCAGTTCTAA
- a CDS encoding cytochrome P450 — MIRSSKIPAAANAPTLIEVIKWIADPVNYMEKAMQLHGDIFRVKMSFDMDEIIFVNHPEAVQQILTHDRQEFSAPGDINKSLSMLFGDASVLMINGDRHKKRRQLLMPPFHGERMQSYGELIIKLAHKVMEEISPGSLFIARKAMQSISLQVIIEAVFGFPEGEKQQKLEKLLIDWLEIFKSPLTTSVVFFPILQWDLGAWSPWGKFLRTRQALDDLLYNEIAERRANPDPSRTDILSLLMSATDEQGNQLSDQELRDELLTLLFAGHETTATAMTWALYWTHYHPEISEKVRKEIATLGKNPNLMEFIKLPYLTAVCQESLRIYPVAMLTLGRKVEQPVELMGYQLEPGQIVAGCMYLIHQREDIYPDHDQFKPERFLEKQFSPYEFIPFGGGSRRCIGDALAQFEMKLVLATILANYDLSLVTSRPEKPKRRGITLAPETGVKMLMKGKKNLDVGSSLPKFVSKV, encoded by the coding sequence ATGATAAGATCTTCTAAAATCCCTGCTGCTGCCAATGCCCCAACGCTGATAGAAGTCATTAAATGGATAGCTGATCCTGTTAACTATATGGAAAAAGCCATGCAACTTCATGGGGATATATTTAGAGTTAAAATGAGTTTTGATATGGATGAGATTATTTTTGTCAATCATCCTGAAGCTGTGCAACAAATTTTAACCCATGATCGCCAAGAATTTAGTGCGCCAGGAGATATTAATAAAAGCCTATCAATGTTATTTGGAGATGCTTCAGTTTTGATGATAAACGGCGATCGCCATAAAAAACGTCGTCAACTTTTAATGCCTCCCTTTCATGGAGAAAGAATGCAAAGTTATGGGGAATTAATCATTAAATTAGCCCATAAAGTTATGGAAGAAATTTCTCCCGGTAGCTTATTTATTGCCCGAAAAGCCATGCAAAGTATTTCTTTACAGGTTATTATTGAAGCAGTATTTGGATTTCCCGAAGGAGAAAAACAGCAAAAACTTGAAAAATTATTAATTGATTGGTTAGAAATTTTCAAATCACCCCTAACTACATCGGTTGTCTTTTTTCCTATTTTACAATGGGATCTAGGAGCATGGAGTCCTTGGGGTAAATTTTTAAGAACAAGACAAGCACTTGATGACTTACTGTATAATGAAATTGCAGAACGTCGAGCAAATCCTGACCCCAGCCGCACCGATATTCTCTCTTTATTAATGTCAGCAACTGATGAACAAGGAAACCAACTCAGTGATCAAGAATTAAGAGATGAATTACTAACTCTTTTATTTGCGGGTCATGAAACCACAGCAACTGCCATGACTTGGGCATTATACTGGACACATTACCACCCAGAAATTAGCGAAAAAGTTCGCAAAGAAATTGCCACGTTAGGGAAAAATCCTAATTTAATGGAGTTCATAAAACTGCCCTATTTAACCGCAGTTTGCCAAGAAAGCTTAAGAATTTATCCCGTTGCCATGTTAACCTTGGGAAGAAAAGTGGAACAACCCGTAGAATTAATGGGATATCAACTAGAACCAGGGCAAATTGTCGCAGGGTGTATGTATTTAATTCATCAACGAGAAGATATCTATCCTGATCACGATCAATTTAAACCCGAACGCTTTTTAGAAAAACAATTTTCTCCCTATGAATTTATCCCCTTTGGGGGAGGTTCCCGTCGTTGTATTGGGGATGCTTTAGCCCAATTTGAAATGAAGTTGGTCTTAGCAACAATTTTGGCTAATTATGATTTGAGTTTAGTCACTTCTCGTCCTGAAAAACCCAAAAGACGGGGTATTACTTTAGCCCCAGAAACTGGAGTTAAAATGCTCATGAAAGGCAAAAAAAATCTTGATGTCGGGTCATCACTTCCCAAATTTGTCTCAAAAGTATAA
- the msrA gene encoding peptide-methionine (S)-S-oxide reductase MsrA: MSETIVLGGGCFWCVESVFQAVEGVEAVESGYAGGQIKNPTYEAVCSGKTGHAEVVKVTFNPQKISLTEILEIFFVASHDPTTLNRQGNDVGTQYRSIILWESQQQLETAKILIEKLNDDEIFKGKIVTELEELTDYYPAEEYHQNYFNKHPNQPYCAFSIPPKLAKLKKYFPDKALA; this comes from the coding sequence ATGTCAGAAACAATTGTATTAGGTGGCGGCTGCTTCTGGTGTGTAGAATCAGTGTTTCAAGCAGTAGAAGGGGTTGAAGCTGTAGAATCTGGTTATGCAGGTGGCCAGATAAAAAACCCTACTTATGAGGCTGTTTGTAGTGGAAAAACTGGACACGCAGAGGTCGTAAAAGTAACCTTTAATCCGCAAAAAATATCCCTCACTGAAATCCTAGAAATCTTTTTTGTCGCCAGTCATGATCCTACCACTCTTAACCGACAAGGAAATGATGTAGGGACACAATATCGTTCTATTATTCTTTGGGAATCACAACAACAATTAGAGACAGCTAAAATCCTTATTGAGAAACTCAATGATGACGAGATATTTAAGGGAAAAATTGTCACAGAATTAGAGGAATTGACTGACTATTATCCTGCTGAAGAATATCATCAAAACTATTTCAACAAGCACCCTAATCAACCTTATTGTGCTTTTAGTATTCCTCCAAAACTGGCTAAACTCAAGAAATATTTTCCTGATAAAGCCTTGGCATAA
- a CDS encoding RNA-binding protein translates to MSIYVGNLSYDVTEADLNSVFADYGSVKRVHIPTDRDTGRMRGFAFVEMDSVTQEETAISTLDGAEWMGRTLKVNKAKEREQRSGGSFGGGGGRGRRNQY, encoded by the coding sequence ATGTCAATTTATGTAGGCAACCTATCCTATGACGTTACTGAAGCTGACCTTAACTCGGTATTTGCCGATTATGGTTCAGTCAAGCGCGTTCATATCCCCACTGACCGTGACACCGGTCGGATGCGTGGCTTTGCTTTCGTCGAAATGGACTCTGTCACCCAAGAAGAGACCGCTATTTCTACCCTAGACGGAGCAGAATGGATGGGACGCACCTTAAAGGTCAACAAAGCCAAGGAACGCGAACAACGTTCAGGAGGCTCCTTCGGTGGAGGCGGCGGCAGAGGAAGACGCAACCAATACTAA
- a CDS encoding GDP-mannose 4,6-dehydratase: MGQKTALICGISGQDGAYLAQFLLDQGYIVFGTSRDAQISSFHNLVRLGIREQIKIESMSLNDFRSVLQVLNKVEPEEVYNLAGQSSVGLSFELPVETLESIATGTLNLLEAIRFTGAPIKFYNAGSSECFGDIGVFPADELTPFRPRSPYAVAKSAAFWEVANYREAYGIFACSGILFNHESPLRPQRFVTQKIVSAACNIAQGISQKLQLGNVTIKRDWGWAPEYVKAMYLMLQQSQPDDYVIATGESSSLEEFVIQTFDYLGLNWQDYVTTNPSLFRPTDLAYSCGNPSKSWEKLGWKAQYKMPDVVRMMIDYNMQSLKKE; this comes from the coding sequence ATGGGACAAAAAACCGCTTTAATTTGTGGCATTTCTGGTCAAGATGGGGCTTATTTAGCTCAATTTCTTCTGGATCAAGGTTATATTGTTTTTGGGACATCACGGGATGCCCAGATCTCATCATTTCATAATTTAGTCCGTTTAGGGATTCGGGAGCAAATAAAGATTGAATCTATGTCTCTCAATGATTTTCGGAGTGTTTTGCAAGTCCTCAATAAAGTTGAGCCTGAAGAAGTTTATAATTTAGCCGGCCAAAGTTCTGTCGGATTGTCTTTTGAGTTACCGGTCGAAACCTTAGAAAGTATTGCGACAGGGACATTAAACCTGTTAGAAGCGATTCGATTTACTGGCGCACCAATTAAGTTTTATAATGCAGGGTCAAGTGAATGTTTTGGAGATATTGGGGTTTTTCCTGCCGATGAATTAACCCCTTTTCGTCCCCGTAGTCCCTATGCTGTGGCTAAATCTGCGGCTTTTTGGGAAGTGGCTAATTATCGAGAAGCTTATGGAATTTTTGCCTGTTCAGGGATTCTATTTAACCATGAATCTCCCTTGCGTCCCCAACGATTTGTCACACAAAAAATTGTCAGCGCAGCTTGTAATATTGCTCAAGGCATTTCTCAAAAATTACAGTTAGGTAATGTCACTATAAAACGAGATTGGGGTTGGGCTCCAGAATATGTTAAAGCGATGTATTTAATGTTACAACAATCTCAACCGGATGACTATGTAATTGCCACAGGAGAAAGCTCTTCTTTAGAAGAATTTGTTATACAAACTTTTGATTATTTAGGATTAAATTGGCAAGATTATGTCACAACAAATCCTAGCCTATTCCGACCAACTGATCTTGCCTATAGTTGCGGCAACCCCAGTAAATCATGGGAAAAACTAGGCTGGAAAGCCCAATACAAGATGCCAGACGTGGTAAGAATGATGATTGATTATAATATGCAATCACTGAAAAAGGAGTAG
- a CDS encoding glycosyltransferase family 4 protein, translating into MKLLMICATFPYPPSRGGTQGRTFNLLKFISKIHEITLITQLTEDVTKEEIEQLRSYVTDLKVFPRPTEDSNGFLDKVMRFSQFFLEGTPPNVRYLYLAEIQQWIDQAVAEQRFDVITCEHSVNEIYIRPQWKQKIKTIIDIHSSVYKTCLNQLATGTSENKLRDRLYLPLLRRYEQRTVSKFSQVVVTTDEDEQQMRDFAPNAKIALIANGVDLETFPYRSHDPGGHRLVFVGGLDYFVNIDGAVFFSQEVLPLLQTKYPDATLTLVGSKPSPEVQALAKRPGITVTGRVPSVVDYLHQATVAVIPLRTGFGMKFKTLEAMAAGVPVVASDRGLEGMEVAGENVPLRALRANTIEEYINKISDLFEDANLRHTLSKNGREYIENNYTWEALGNEYEKIIAA; encoded by the coding sequence ATGAAATTATTAATGATTTGTGCTACATTTCCCTATCCACCTAGTCGTGGGGGAACTCAAGGACGGACGTTTAATCTACTAAAATTTATCAGTAAAATTCACGAGATTACATTAATTACTCAATTAACGGAAGACGTTACCAAGGAAGAAATTGAACAACTTCGTTCCTATGTTACAGACTTAAAGGTATTTCCCCGTCCTACGGAAGACAGCAACGGATTTTTGGATAAAGTTATGAGGTTTAGTCAATTTTTTCTGGAAGGGACTCCTCCCAATGTGCGCTATCTTTATCTAGCAGAAATTCAACAATGGATAGATCAAGCGGTAGCTGAGCAACGGTTTGATGTCATTACTTGTGAACATAGCGTTAATGAAATTTATATTCGTCCCCAGTGGAAACAAAAAATAAAAACTATTATTGATATTCATAGTTCGGTATATAAAACTTGTTTAAATCAATTGGCAACGGGAACCTCAGAGAATAAACTCAGGGATCGTCTTTATCTTCCTTTATTGCGTCGTTATGAACAACGGACTGTCTCTAAATTTTCCCAAGTTGTGGTAACAACGGATGAAGATGAACAACAAATGCGGGACTTTGCTCCCAATGCAAAAATTGCTTTAATTGCTAATGGTGTAGACTTAGAAACCTTTCCTTATCGTTCTCATGATCCAGGAGGACATCGTTTAGTATTTGTTGGGGGATTAGATTATTTTGTTAATATTGACGGTGCTGTCTTTTTTAGTCAAGAAGTTTTGCCATTATTGCAAACAAAATATCCTGATGCAACCTTAACCTTAGTGGGTTCTAAACCCTCTCCTGAAGTACAAGCATTAGCAAAACGTCCTGGTATTACCGTAACGGGAAGAGTCCCTTCTGTGGTTGATTATTTACATCAAGCAACTGTGGCAGTTATCCCTTTACGGACAGGGTTTGGTATGAAATTTAAAACCCTGGAAGCGATGGCTGCAGGGGTTCCCGTGGTGGCAAGCGATCGCGGTTTAGAAGGAATGGAAGTGGCGGGAGAAAATGTTCCTTTAAGGGCTTTAAGAGCGAATACGATAGAAGAATATATTAATAAGATTAGTGATTTATTTGAGGATGCTAATTTACGTCATACATTATCTAAAAATGGTCGAGAGTATATTGAGAATAATTATACTTGGGAAGCCTTGGGGAATGAGTATGAAAAAATTATTGCTGCATGA
- a CDS encoding glycosyltransferase family 2 protein produces the protein MYEIAAIICTHNRDRYLGDAIDSLLAQEGTNYEILVVDNGSTDTTKQVVESRLSHPRLKYVYEPILGLSVARNTGAQETTAPILAYLDDDAIASPQWLRVLVDAYQHQEKLAIAGGKVTLIWPEGISPPQWISEDLAGGLGAYDLGDKMVSITNPQLTPRGLNYSLRRLFLEKIGGFDVNLGRVGKKLLSNEELFMTELALTQGWEVAYLPDALVGHNVSPERLKPGWFLRRSWWQGVSECYREEIAGRTGIVQLRRGGERLMRGLYKSLKYVTNPALSFDNLVYAYGQIGYLKEAIQLLLTPKNNKNTNH, from the coding sequence ATGTATGAAATTGCTGCCATTATTTGTACCCATAACCGCGATCGCTATTTAGGAGATGCCATTGATAGTTTATTAGCCCAAGAAGGCACAAATTATGAGATCCTGGTAGTGGATAATGGCTCCACAGACACCACAAAACAGGTGGTAGAGTCTCGTTTGTCCCATCCCCGTTTAAAGTACGTTTATGAGCCAATTTTGGGGCTATCAGTGGCACGCAATACAGGGGCCCAAGAAACCACCGCGCCCATTTTAGCCTATCTTGATGATGATGCGATCGCCTCTCCCCAATGGTTGCGGGTTTTGGTGGATGCTTATCAACACCAGGAAAAATTGGCGATCGCCGGGGGCAAAGTTACCTTAATTTGGCCAGAAGGAATATCTCCCCCTCAATGGATTTCTGAAGATTTAGCGGGAGGGTTAGGAGCCTACGATTTAGGTGATAAAATGGTTTCCATTACCAATCCTCAGTTAACCCCTAGAGGCTTAAATTACTCCCTAAGACGGTTATTTTTAGAAAAAATTGGGGGGTTTGATGTTAATTTAGGGAGAGTCGGCAAAAAACTCCTTTCCAATGAGGAACTATTCATGACAGAATTGGCCTTAACCCAAGGATGGGAAGTCGCCTATCTTCCTGATGCCTTAGTCGGACATAATGTGTCCCCTGAAAGACTCAAACCCGGCTGGTTTTTGCGACGTAGTTGGTGGCAAGGGGTAAGTGAATGTTATCGGGAGGAAATTGCGGGACGCACGGGAATTGTTCAATTGAGAAGGGGAGGAGAAAGGTTAATGAGGGGGTTGTATAAATCCTTGAAATATGTGACTAATCCGGCTCTCAGTTTTGATAATCTAGTCTATGCTTATGGGCAAATTGGCTATTTAAAGGAAGCGATACAATTATTATTAACCCCTAAAAACAATAAGAACACAAATCACTAA